A segment of the Fusarium musae strain F31 chromosome 2, whole genome shotgun sequence genome:
TCTGGGCCTACGCCTATAATTAACATGAACTCAAACGAATTTATCGAAAACGAATCCGTGCTGGGCTCGGACGAGATGTGGCCAACACCAGCCACTCAGTCTAAGCCTCGCCCTATGCCCATCTATCAGGGATTCTCTTTCTGCGGTGCCGAGAACTTCTCATCAGTACCATCTTGGGACTCGTCTTCAGTTTCATTCCAGCAAACCCCCAGTGAGACCATGTCACGTCCCGGATCTATGCATCAAGACTTCTACCCTCCTACCACTATGGATAACTGTAAGTAAAATCGAGCCTCACTATATCACTCACACTAATCTGAAGCAGCATCGTGGATGGAAAAGCAAGTCGAAGATCAATTTGATCTTCATGGCATGGACTACGATATGACCATGGGAATGAGCTCTTTCACAAACGACGAAGCCATCCCTGTTCTTGACCTGAAGCAGGGAACACTTGCAGAGGAAGATCTGATGGCCATTGATGACGGTTCAAAACAACGTCGAATGTCCGGCTCTTCCTTTTCGATGTCCACCTCTGGAGCCTTCTCCGACATGCCTCTCGATGATTTCTCAGCAGCGCTCTCTGAAGCGCCCTCCTTCAGCTCTGATTATCCACCGCTTTCTAACCGCACTTCTATGATGTCTTCCACCCAGCTTTCGCCCGTTGCCTCGCCACGAATGACTCCTCAGTCGAGGACCGATCTTGTGAGGACTCAGAGTCGTGGCCGCGGtgcttctccatctccccGACCCAGCAACGTTCGATCTGCTCCCTACAGCGTCGAGGGGCCAAGACTCAAACGATGGTCTACTGGTACTTACAACACCTCTGCTAGCCGCAAGCCTGCCCAGTACGTTTACCATGCCTGCCCGGATGTCTACAATAGCCACCAGCACATGTACTCCGGCCACTCTTCTCCTGCCATCGGTACCACTCCTCTGCCTCTCAACTACGGCAACCTCCAGGCCATGCAGCAAGCACCTTTCGTTGTCCCCAGCACTCCCGCCTACCAGAGAAACAGCATGCTGCTTCCTACTCAGCTTCCGTCTCAGATggcccagcagcagccctgGCAAACCGACGTCAACCATTTCGCCCCACCTCAGCCACTTCTGTCTCACGGCCTTTTCAGAATGCTTCAGAGCAACGGAGATGCCGCTTGCCTCAACGGGCACTACACCGACCTTTCTGACCCTCCTGAGCTGTACGCCGCTCTCCGAGAAGAGCAGATACCTCCACCCCCCGAGGACATGAATCCCGAGGATCCCGACATGATTCCCCGCGAGCAGGAGTTGCGATTTGAGGGCGACCTTTACACCCCTAGATGGGTTCGAGGCCACGGCAACAAGCGAGAGGGCTGGTGTGGAATCTGCAAGCCTGGACGATGGCTCGTGCTGAAGAACTCTGCCTTCTGGTATGACAAGTCTTTCTCTCACGGCATTAGTGCTGCCACCGGAAGCTCGTTCCAGGAACCTCAACAGAAGCGACGTATGGATGGAAACCCTGATGTTTGGGAGGGTCTCTGTGGTAGCTGTGAGCAGTGGATTGCCCTTGTCAGCAGCAAAAAGAAGGGAACCACCTGGTTCAGACACGCGTACAAGGTAAGTCGGACTAACCCACCAAGAGGGGCCTTGACTAACAATTCCCAGTGTCACACACATCTCAAGGTGAAAGACACACCTAAGCGTCGCCGCGAAAGCAGCAACGCCAGGGCGCTAGCCATGTCGACCATGGCAAAGCCCAAGACTGaagttcaacatcaacgaccCATGACGCCCCAGATGCCTGTCTCCTCGATGGAGCTTGCCACTACGCCTAGACCCTCTACTATGTCCCAGATCACGTCTCACCCTCAAGTCACCTCTGTTCTCGCTCCTCAGGAGCACTATACCATTGATCCGATGTCTGGAAACGTCCTTACGACTGAGCCATTTCCGAACATGATTTAACTCGATACGACTCTGCTTTTTACAGTTTAGACTTTTTCCTTTTGATTTCCGCCGTACCACGACAGCACATGTATTGTCGTGGATGGCACCACACTCGTTACGTTACGAAAAGAtctttgagatgatgtttgaTACCAGTTGAAGCCAGGGATAAGTTTGTTGATCCCTGTGCTTAAAGTTTTCTGTTTAATTTCTGTTCCTTGTCTTGCCTTTGAGGGCCTGCTTATGCTATTTAGGAGGAGGAAACGATCAGTTCCGAGAGGGATCACCACGTGGACTAGACCATCCCGTACTTGAAGCTGGGAGGAATTTGGAAAAAGTACATGTCTGAAAGGGAACCAGGGAAAAAAGTGGAGGATTCACCATATCATTTtttacttcttcttttacttcttatcttctttttctaCATCTGCTCACTTTGAGAGATACCCAGGAGTTTTTGCTTTTACTGCACTAGATAGAATGGTCGGTTTAGGATTAGGAGCCTTCCTTTGGGGAAGAGCCTGATGAATGAAACGAGCAAGATGGACGATGCTGCTGGCCAGTCGAAGTCAAAGGCATGGATTTACATAGATAGAAATAGCTACGCAACGGTCACCCAATATCACTGTTATTGATTTTGTCTGTATCTGCACCTTGGCTCATATCATATGGGTGGCGGAGACTTGTGCTCCGTAGTTGACAGCGACAAACGGAAGTCTCCGTGAAACGCCTTATGAAAAGGGACCGTCGGATCCGTATTGTTTCGAGGGCGAAAAGCACGATGTGACATGAATTAATTACAGCACAAGGACTGGCTTGTCAGCCCGTTGCAACTATGCAATGTTGCTTTGCAGAAGGAAAAGTGGTACCACGAGGGGCTGGCAGGATGTTCGGCGGTTCTTGATAGGGCATTATTCGTcttggaggaagagagagtAGCAGTATAAGTGATGGCTATTAAGGCCAGGGATCTTTTGGCCAGGGGAGATCGGCAAGTGTTCTGCCACTCCCAGGGGAGTATTGCAACGCTGGGGAGaatgtttggtgttttccGCTGTATCGTTAATTGGACGAGATCTCAAATAACCAAGGCTGACAAGTCTGTGAGCGGGAAGCGGAGATCCTATGTTGATCGTGCCAACGGTCTAGTGATTCTAGCCAAGGCAGCCAGATTCCGTTTCAGGAACTCATATGCGAGCCTTGCGAGGGGACTTTGCAGAAATTGGTATGTGCTAACTACCAAGTTCAAGTAACGTAGGCGAATTGGCCGGTTTTCCTTAACAGATTTCTTGTAATATTATACTGAAGTTAAGCGAGAAGAGGCACAGCGTAAGACATCGTCACATGTTGTTTCTGCTATTATTGACGTGACGTGACGTGACGtgacagcatcagcatcagcatcaggaTCGGTCACGGCTTTGACTAGGCAGGTTCTGATACAGGTACCCGAAGCCGAGGAGAGCCAGGGTCATGAACCCGGTGTTTGTGCGTACGGATACTCACAATGGAAACATAATAACGCGTTAGTTGACTGGTACAAGTCTCAGACGGAACAATTCGGTGTAGATTTCGTAACTTGGCCGAAGCAACACAACACAGGCGTGGGTCTCTCAATAAATTTACTCTTTCGCTTCTGAAACGAACTTTGAACCCTGAAATGTCAGTTAAACTTTTGTCAAGGCATCTCTCACTTTGCGGGGGGCAGACGAAGCGAGGCTGGGAATTGAACAACGCATCGTCAACGAACAAGGCCATTCCCGGCAGTCAACAAGCATTTTATCCTTGTAGTTAACAGAGTTTTTGTATTGAGGCAAAACGGGTGTTGACAGGAGAcaggactggactggactctCGATCGCGGGGGGGTGTAAAGGTGTGAATAGAGTAGAGACGAAACAAATGCTTAATCTCCCATATTCATGCGTTGGCGGAGGAGACTCCGGATGGGGCCGGTTCGGGGAGCGGCATCCGGATGGAGGAAACGTTTAAGCCGGCCAAGGGTGATGAATAAAGTTGATAGACGGTAGTGGCATAGTGTCGTACAGTATAACCTTAGGGCAGGCAGTCAACTAGGTTGTGTTATACGGGGTTTATGTTCATCagggtgatgtgatgtgatgtgcaAAGACCACATAGTATAGGATACACATAATATTTTATACCCACTGCAGGCATCGGTGCGCGTTTGTTCGGATAAGAGGACAGATTTGGCTCTCGGTAGATATTCACGGCAGGCTCCGTCAAAGTCACGATAACCTCGCTTGTAAAAGAGACTATGATGAATTGAGAAACTGACAAATACATGTGTAAGAAGCCCACCATCTGTGAAATCTCGTGATACAAAGCAGAAGCACAGAAAGATGCTTGCAATTAAGCAACATATATTTAGTAGCACACGTGAGAAAGACAATGCCTATCAGAATGACTACCAGTATGAATAAAGTTGGAATGTCTGGTGGAATGGAGATGCAAGCACTTTAAAACCCCGGTCGAGAAAGGTCTATTTCCAGAAGACACACACCATCTTGTCGATCCTGGGCGGCCAATCATGAGCCactctgcttcttcacctTACCATCTGGCTGGAATTGAGAGCGGGTTCACTGTGAGAGGCACGTGAAAGTCATCTAAACCTCAGAAAAGTTGTATAAAAGACAAATGCCGATTGATGTTGTAGAATCAAGTTGCATATGTACCGCGACTGTGTCTGAGAAAGTGGTGAGTACATAGTAGCATGTATGAAACTCTCAAAACCTCCAAAGTTTCATTGTGATTACTGAGCCAATACTTCCGCGCCCGTTATAGGAGTGTCCATACTAGTTTACTCGTATTGAGTTTGTCACCATTCACAGTCTTTACCGTTCGATCCGTCCCGTTTGAACCTTATTGACAAAGAAAGTTGCTAATATAATGGCTCTTGGCAGCTTGTTGGCTCTAAGAAGCAGCCACGAGAATTGTCAAGTCAATGTCTCACTCATCATCGTTAGTTGGAACATGTGAAGTTGAAGGTAGACCAGGAAGACAGTGGTATGTCCATACTATCCCCGGTGGATATTGAGCCACCTCGGGGTGTTCCTGTCTGACAAGATAGGAGAAGCTGAGCAGACAAACATTGCATCATATGGCCATActctataaataaagtaattggAGGAATAGCTCGAATGCCATGGACATGAggcttaaaaaagaaaatatcaacAACCTATAAGGTTGCCGGTTCCCCGACTAGTTAGTATGGGAGAGCCCCGACAACCAGAACAATGATGACGAGTGCAAAGCCATCAGACCCAGAATATACCAAAATACTTCTCTTAATTACTGACAAGTCTCAATATGTGACGTGATACACAACCTGTTTCTCAAGCAACGTCTGGGTCTGATGCTCACGTCTCAAGACAGGCTTGCCAAGTTGATTACTGCCCTTTCAAGACATGCGGCTGAATCAGTTTTCTTTGGCTGACAGTTACAGTAGCAATAGCCGATGATGACAAAGTGGTGAGCTGATTGTGGTTTCGGGAACTTGTTGGTTGGCTGTCAGCAGTCGGTGAGAGATGCAGTTACAGGGTATTTGTATCCGTGGTTGGAGAAGTGCAGTCAGTTGCCTTTTCCATCCATGGATGTTTGAGGGGGAAACCTGTCCTTATCATAAtagtcatcatcatgatcagTCAATACGGCGTTCCACGGATTCATATAGTACTATCAAACCATATCGGGATGTATCGCCTATTTCAGGTAGCTAAATATCTATGACGGGAGTCATAGCGTGCAACCATGATGAGATAGTTTCATTACAACCCCTTCAGCTGCTGAGCTCATCACAACTCAAGAGTAACCAGTCACAGTTTATTTAGAGGATAGCAACTCTCAGTGACAGAATCAACGGCTATCGCGTTGAATACCTAAATAGTCAGTGTTCTTGTTATCTTCTCAGCTCACGAGCTGAGCTATTGGCTTCGGGCAGTGCCTCTTCTAGTACAAGTTAGGACTGTTCCAGCGGTTGGCTAGCAGAGGCCCGTAGCGCACTGAAGCCCCCTGAAGAGCGTTACCGGCGTTTGCCCAACAACGGCTAagttgaggaggaagagggcgCTGATGCGCCACCAAGCTTGCGATCTCGAAGCTGTAGATTCATTTTAATAAATGTtcatagcttttatttatttgcCCAGCCCTATCTAACTGTTGTCTGTCTCACAGTTGTTTGtatcttctctctttctgcACCACGATATATACAGTATCTGCTAAGTTCCCGCCTGCAAACAGCTCAGTTCAACTGTCGAGTTCAGCTCAGGTGTAGTTTGCAAATAGGAAGGTCGGGCACGTACTGTATCCACTGCATCCATCCCG
Coding sequences within it:
- a CDS encoding hypothetical protein (EggNog:ENOG41), which codes for MNSNEFIENESVLGSDEMWPTPATQSKPRPMPIYQGFSFCGAENFSSVPSWDSSSVSFQQTPSETMSRPGSMHQDFYPPTTMDNSSWMEKQVEDQFDLHGMDYDMTMGMSSFTNDEAIPVLDLKQGTLAEEDLMAIDDGSKQRRMSGSSFSMSTSGAFSDMPLDDFSAALSEAPSFSSDYPPLSNRTSMMSSTQLSPVASPRMTPQSRTDLVRTQSRGRGASPSPRPSNVRSAPYSVEGPRLKRWSTGTYNTSASRKPAQYVYHACPDVYNSHQHMYSGHSSPAIGTTPLPLNYGNLQAMQQAPFVVPSTPAYQRNSMLLPTQLPSQMAQQQPWQTDVNHFAPPQPLLSHGLFRMLQSNGDAACLNGHYTDLSDPPELYAALREEQIPPPPEDMNPEDPDMIPREQELRFEGDLYTPRWVRGHGNKREGWCGICKPGRWLVLKNSAFWYDKSFSHGISAATGSSFQEPQQKRRMDGNPDVWEGLCGSCEQWIALVSSKKKGTTWFRHAYKCHTHLKVKDTPKRRRESSNARALAMSTMAKPKTEVQHQRPMTPQMPVSSMELATTPRPSTMSQITSHPQVTSVLAPQEHYTIDPMSGNVLTTEPFPNMI